Proteins from one Streptomyces roseifaciens genomic window:
- a CDS encoding ATP-dependent DNA ligase, which translates to MDLPVMPPLQPMLAKSVAKIPPGMLYEAKWDGFRAIVFRDGDDVELGSRSSKPLTRYFPELVEVFREQLPPRCVLDGEIVISRGGRLDFDALLERIHPADSRVRHLAEVTPASFIAFDLLALGEESLLTTPQRDRRDALTSALQGVRAPVYIAPATYDLETAHAWFEQFEGAGLDGVVAKPPASPYRPGERAMAKIKHERTADCVVAGLRHHKSGPVVGSLLLGLYDAAGRLQHVGVCASFPMRRRQELMAELEPLRMPTAEGHPWQEWATEEAQAAGRMPGGPSRWTGTKDLSWVPLRPERVCEVAYDHLQGDRFRHTTQFRRWRPDREPHQCTYAQLEEPAAYKLADVLQL; encoded by the coding sequence ATGGATCTCCCGGTGATGCCCCCGCTGCAGCCGATGCTCGCCAAGTCCGTGGCGAAGATCCCGCCCGGCATGCTGTACGAGGCGAAGTGGGACGGCTTCCGGGCCATCGTCTTCCGCGACGGCGACGACGTCGAGCTGGGCAGCCGCTCCAGCAAACCGCTCACCCGCTACTTCCCGGAGCTCGTCGAGGTCTTCCGCGAGCAGCTCCCGCCCCGCTGCGTGCTCGACGGGGAGATCGTCATCAGCCGCGGCGGGCGCCTCGACTTCGACGCCCTGCTCGAACGCATCCACCCCGCCGACTCCCGCGTCCGCCATCTGGCCGAGGTCACCCCGGCGAGCTTCATCGCCTTCGACCTGCTCGCCCTCGGCGAGGAATCCCTGCTGACGACCCCGCAGCGGGACCGGCGGGACGCGCTGACCTCGGCACTGCAGGGCGTACGGGCCCCGGTCTACATCGCGCCGGCCACCTACGACCTCGAGACGGCCCACGCGTGGTTCGAGCAGTTCGAAGGGGCCGGGCTCGACGGGGTCGTCGCGAAGCCGCCCGCCTCCCCGTACCGGCCCGGCGAGCGGGCCATGGCCAAGATCAAGCACGAGCGGACCGCCGACTGCGTCGTCGCCGGGCTGCGCCACCACAAGAGCGGGCCCGTGGTGGGATCCCTGCTGCTCGGCCTCTACGACGCGGCCGGGCGGCTGCAGCACGTCGGGGTCTGCGCCTCCTTCCCCATGCGCCGCCGGCAGGAGCTGATGGCCGAGCTCGAACCCCTGCGGATGCCCACGGCGGAAGGTCACCCGTGGCAGGAGTGGGCCACCGAGGAGGCGCAGGCCGCCGGCCGGATGCCCGGCGGGCCCAGCCGGTGGACCGGCACCAAGGACCTGTCCTGGGTGCCCCTGCGCCCCGAACGGGTCTGCGAGGTCGCCTACGACCACCTCCAGGGCGACCGCTTCCGGCACACCACGCAGTTCCGCCGCTGGCGCCCCGACCGCGAGCCGCACCAGTGCACGTACGCCCAGCTGGAGGAACCGGCGGCCTACAAGCTGGCCGACGTCCTCCAGCTGTGA
- the ligD gene encoding non-homologous end-joining DNA ligase, with protein sequence MAEEALELTVGERTVRLSHPDKVYFPERGFTKYDLARYYLAVADGIVRALKDRPTTMERYPDGVEGESFFQKRAPKNLPDWIPTGRIAFPSGRHADEICPNEAAAVLWAANLGCLTFHPWPVRRTDTEHPDELRIDLDPQPGTGYADAVRAALGLREVLDGLGLTGWPKTSGGRGLHVFVPIAPRWTFVQVRRAAIAVARELERRSPQEVTTAWWKEERGAKVFVDYNQTARDRTIASAYSVRPRPHAPVSAPLTWDEVAGDAVPEDFDLATMPARFEAVGDLHAGMEDRPCGLEAALELADRDEREHGLGDLPYPPEHPKMKGEPKRVQPSRARKDPPPSG encoded by the coding sequence ATGGCAGAGGAGGCGCTGGAGCTCACCGTCGGGGAGCGGACGGTACGGCTGTCGCACCCGGACAAGGTCTACTTCCCCGAGCGCGGCTTCACCAAGTACGACCTGGCCCGCTACTACCTCGCCGTCGCCGACGGCATCGTCCGGGCGCTCAAGGACCGCCCGACCACGATGGAGCGCTACCCGGACGGGGTCGAGGGGGAGTCCTTCTTCCAGAAGCGGGCGCCGAAGAACCTGCCCGATTGGATCCCGACCGGCCGGATCGCCTTCCCCAGCGGCCGCCACGCCGACGAGATCTGCCCCAACGAGGCCGCGGCCGTGCTGTGGGCCGCGAACCTGGGCTGCCTGACCTTCCACCCCTGGCCCGTGCGCCGGACGGACACCGAGCACCCCGACGAGCTGCGCATCGACCTCGACCCGCAGCCGGGCACCGGGTATGCGGACGCCGTTCGCGCCGCCCTCGGGCTCCGGGAGGTCCTCGACGGCCTGGGCCTGACCGGCTGGCCCAAGACCTCCGGCGGGCGCGGGCTGCACGTGTTCGTGCCCATCGCGCCGCGGTGGACGTTCGTCCAGGTGCGCAGGGCGGCCATCGCCGTCGCGCGGGAGCTGGAGCGGCGGTCGCCGCAGGAGGTCACCACGGCGTGGTGGAAGGAGGAGCGCGGGGCCAAGGTCTTCGTCGACTACAACCAGACCGCCCGCGACCGCACCATCGCCAGCGCCTATTCGGTGCGGCCCCGCCCGCACGCTCCGGTCTCCGCACCGCTGACGTGGGACGAGGTGGCCGGCGACGCGGTGCCCGAGGACTTCGACCTGGCCACCATGCCGGCCCGGTTCGAGGCCGTGGGCGATCTGCACGCGGGCATGGAGGACCGGCCGTGCGGGCTGGAGGCCGCCCTGGAACTGGCCGACCGGGACGAGCGCGAGCACGGGCTGGGCGACCTGCCCTACCCGCCGGAGCACCCGAAGATGAAGGGCGAGCCGAAGCGCGTGCAGCCCAGCCGGGCCCGCAAGGACCCACCCCCGTCCGGCTGA